The following coding sequences lie in one Syngnathus scovelli strain Florida chromosome 1, RoL_Ssco_1.2, whole genome shotgun sequence genomic window:
- the cetn4 gene encoding uncharacterized protein cetn4 isoform X1, whose amino-acid sequence MATAYRKTTPSSTQKKKANSKIELSEEQKQEIKEAFDLFDSDGTGKIDVKELKVAMRALGFEPKKEEIKKMIADIDKEGSGTIDYSDFLSMMTMKMSEKDSREEIMKAFRLFDDDCTGKISFKNLKRVAKELGENLTDEELQEMIDEADRDGDGEVNEQEFLRIMKKTNLY is encoded by the exons ATG GCGACGGCTTACAGAAAAACAACTCCGTCTTCTACCCAAAAGAAGAAAGCCAATTCGAAAATAGAGCTGagcgaggagcagaagcaggaaATCAAAGAGGCTTTCGACCTCTTTGATTCTGATGGCACTGGCAAGATTGACGTTAAAGAGCTCAAG GTTGCTATGAGAGCGCTTGGCTTCGAACCCAAGAAGGAAGAAATCAAAAAGATGATAGCCGACATAGACAAAGAAGGTTCTGGAACCATCGACTACAGTGACTTTCTCAGCATGATGACGATGAAAATG AGTGAGAAGGACTCCCGAGAGGAGATCATGAAGGCGTTCAGACTGTTCGACGACGACTGCACAGGGAAAATTTCCTTCAAGAATCTGAAGAGAGTAGCCAAGGAATTGGGAGAGAACCTTACTGATGAGGAACTGCAG GAGATGATCGACGAGGCTGACCGAGATGGCGATGGTGAAGTCAACGAGCAGGAGTTCTTAAGGATAATGAAGAAAACCAACCTTTActga
- the cetn4 gene encoding uncharacterized protein cetn4 isoform X2, with protein sequence MRALGFEPKKEEIKKMIADIDKEGSGTIDYSDFLSMMTMKMSEKDSREEIMKAFRLFDDDCTGKISFKNLKRVAKELGENLTDEELQEMIDEADRDGDGEVNEQEFLRIMKKTNLY encoded by the exons ATGAGAGCGCTTGGCTTCGAACCCAAGAAGGAAGAAATCAAAAAGATGATAGCCGACATAGACAAAGAAGGTTCTGGAACCATCGACTACAGTGACTTTCTCAGCATGATGACGATGAAAATG AGTGAGAAGGACTCCCGAGAGGAGATCATGAAGGCGTTCAGACTGTTCGACGACGACTGCACAGGGAAAATTTCCTTCAAGAATCTGAAGAGAGTAGCCAAGGAATTGGGAGAGAACCTTACTGATGAGGAACTGCAG GAGATGATCGACGAGGCTGACCGAGATGGCGATGGTGAAGTCAACGAGCAGGAGTTCTTAAGGATAATGAAGAAAACCAACCTTTActga
- the bbs12 gene encoding Bardet-Biedl syndrome 12 protein yields MLGSTIINQRQHVGLQKLSALAAVAHSTLGPCKKFKFIQDEATGESTLVSSCLRILDNLDLATCAVSQLVHETVRAHHKVYRTGSGSLLFYAGALSRAALSCLHQGIPTSHVIAAMIEGMDLCVDVCKRSSISLDALCVSTQKQPTEIPSGSKVAKGKRQVKLSRHFCNTEPESISVPEPGLTDVAHLAEGLSHGCNDAMNLVIQASHIQSKDIQSSVFDVTKVTTCVLPGFPEDHAHVCLGCVVLLNAEQASVAHHLKNQPMNVVFISGDLSHSYRHLGFSRPVGIQCVGNQSNMSDLSKEEYWMEKVLGILLHLDVNLVLVSGLVNKTVIQLCSQHRILVVGKVAFSILKEMAIATGAVLVTYATQLTKHCVGKDIHVSIWREFQNHNGMLLTAINIYADGNTRFVTAIITSPVHGKLQTLEDRFWSCAYRVHHALKDKAVLPGAGVTELFCIHRLTEKADAENLRNGTSGSNPYLGIVLHLLSGSFMDYIAAVMANSTGVSRVKASTVVNQKLQDVNSISAELSQLVLDSHEDFSPSKVFDNLSVKQESWRKALNLVLLVLQTDTEIITGLDESKDGNHAGLMFL; encoded by the coding sequence ATGCTGGGAAGCACAATAATAAATCAACGACAGCACGTGGGATTGCAGAAACTTTCTGCACTAGCTGCCGTTGCACACTCCACACTGGGACCTTGTAAAAAGTTCAAGTTTATCCAGGATGAGGCTACAGGGGAGTCAACTCTGGTCAGCTCATGTTTGCGTATCCTGGACAACCTTGACTTGGCCACCTGTGCTGTCAGCCAGCTGGTTCATGAGACAGTTCGGGCACATCACAAGGTTTATCGCACGGGCTCCGGAAGCCTGCTGTTTTATGCTGGAGCGTTGAGTCGGGCAGCATTGTCGTGCTTGCACCAAGGGATTCCGACGTCTCATGTCATTGCAGCCATGATTGAGGGGATGGACTTGTGCGTGGACGTTTGTAAGAGAAGCAGCATTTCATTAGATGCTCTTTGTGTGTCGACACAAAAGCAACCCACTGAGATACCATCAGGCTCCAAAGTCGCTAAAGGAAAAAGGCAAGTAAAGTTAAGTCGCCATTTTTGCAACACAGAGCCTGAAAGTATTTCAGTTCCGGAACCTGGTCTTACTGATGTTGCACACCTGGCAGAAGGACTGAGCCACGGTTGCAATGATGCAATGAATTTAGTTATACAAGCCAGTCATATCCAGTCGAAAGACATCCAAAGTTCCGTGTTTGACGTGACCAAAGTAACCACATGCGTGTTGCCAGGCTTCCCGGAGGATCATGCTCACGTTTGTCTGGGCTGCGTCGTTCTTCTCAATGCAGAACAGGCTTCTGTCGCGCATCACCTCAAGAACCAACCCATGAACGTCGTTTTTATCAGTGGGGATTTATCCCACTCCTACCGCCATCTTGGTTTTAGCAGGCCTGTGGGCATCCAATGTGTCGGCAACCAGTCAAATATGTCTGATTTAAGCAAAGAGGAATACTGGATGGAAAAGGTCCTCGGGATCCTGTTGCATCTAGACGTGAACTTGGTGCTTGTCAGTGGGCTTGTAAACAAGACTGTAATTCAACTTTGTTCTCAGCATCGTATACTTGTAGTTGGAAAAGTTGCTTTCTCCATTTTAAAGGAAATGGCTATCGCAACTGGAGCGGTTCTGGTGACGTACGCCACGCAGTTGACTAAGCACTGCGTTGGCAAGGATATCCACGTCAGCATATGGAGGGAATTCCAAAATCACAACGGGATGCTGTTAACCGCCATCAATATTTATGCCGATGGGAACACCCGGTTTGTCACGGCCATAATCACTAGCCCAGTACACGGAAAGTTGCAGACGCTGGAGGATCGCTTTTGGTCTTGTGCCTACCGCGTGCATCACGCTTTGAAAGACAAAGCGGTGCTACCTGGTGCTGGAGTCACAGAGCTGTTTTGTATTCATCGTCTGACGGAGAAAGCGGATGCAGAGAATCTCAGAAATGGGACCAGTGGTTCTAACCCCTACCTTGGTATTGTCTTGCACCTCTTGTCGGGCAGTTTTATGGATTACATAGCTGCCGTAATGGCGAACTCCACCGGCGTGTCACGAGTCAAAGCCAGTACTGTGGTAAATCAGAAACTACAGGATGTTAACAGCATTTCTGCAGAGTTATCACAACTCGTTTTGGACTCTCACGAGGATTTTTCCCCATCCAAAGTCTTTGACAATCTTAGTGTCAAACAGGAATCATGGCGGAAAGCCTTGAATCTGGTTTTGCTTGTTTTACAGACGGACACTGAGATCATCACTGGTTTGGATGAAAGCAAGGATGGCAATCATGCAGGTCTTATGTTTTTATGA
- the fgf2 gene encoding fibroblast growth factor 2 yields MATGEITTLPSAPEDGSSGFPPGTFKEPKRLYCKNGGFFLRIKSDGGVDGIREKSDPHITLQLQATSVGEVVIKGVYANRYLAMNRDGRLFGARRATEECYFLERLESNNYNTYRSRKYPTMYVALKRTGQYKSGSKTGPGQKAILFLPMSGKS; encoded by the exons atggccaCCGGAGAGATTACCACGCTTCCCTCCGCGCCTGAAGACGGTAGCAGTGGCTTTCCACCCGGAACTTTCAAGGAACCCAAAAGGCTATACTGTAAGAACGGCGGCTTCTTCTTGCGGATCAAATCTGACGGGGGCGTGGACGGAATCCGGGAAAAGAGCGATCCCCACA TAACTCTTCAGCTGCAGGCCACATCAGTTGGGGAGGTGGTCATCAAGGGGGTTTATGCCAACCGCTACCTGGCCATGAACAGAGACGGGCGACTCTTTGGAGCT AGACGAGCGACCGAGGAATGTTATTTTTTGGAGCGTCTTGAGAGCAACAACTACAATACATACCGCTCCAGGAAGTACCCTACCATGTATGTGGCACTGAAGCGGACCGGCCAGTATAAGTCTGGAAGTAAAACTGGACCGGGTCAGAAAGCCATCCTCTTCCTCCCGATGTCCGGCAAGAGCTAG